A segment of the Frankineae bacterium MT45 genome:
CTGGTCGCGTCGACCTGGTACCTCGCGATCACGAGCGTGCTGATGATCGGGCAGTACTACCTGGAGCGGCACTTCGCCCGCGGATCATCCCGGCAGTTGACTGCTCGGGAGGCCCGCGCCCAGGCCAAGGCACTGGCCGCTGGCACTCATGACGGTGGCGGCGGGATGGGCGCATGACCGGCACGAACGGCGCGACTCCGCTCATGGTCGACGCGCGCTCGGTCTGCAAGAACTTCGGCTCGGTGCAGGTGTTGAAGGGCATCAACCTGACGGTGGAGCGGGGCCAGGTGCTCTGCATGATCGGCCCCTCCGGCTCAGGGAAGTCGACCTTCCTGCGCTGTGTGAACCACCTCGAGCAGGTGAATGCGGGGCGTCTGTACGTCGATGGGGTGCTGGTCGGCTACGAGGAGCGGGGCGCCAAGCTGCACGAGTTGCGTCCCAAGGATGCGGCGATGCAGCGGCGGGACATCGGCATGGTCTTCCAGCATTTCAACCTCTTCCCGCACATGACGGCGATGGAGAACGTCATCGAGGCGCCGATCCGGGTCAAGAAGCTGAAGAAGTCCGAGGCGATCGAGATCGGGCGCCGGCAGCTGGCCCAGGTCGGGTTGGCCGAGAAGGAACGCTCCTATCCGGCCCAGCTCTCCGGCGGTCAGCAGCAGCGCGTTGCCATCGCGCGGGCGCTGGCGATGCAGCCGAAGTTGATGCTCTTCGACGAGCCGACCTCGGCGCTGGATCCGGAACTCGTCGGCGAGGTGCTGGATGTGATGAAGGCGTTGGCCAAGGACGGCATGACGATGGTGGTCGTCACGCACGAGATGGGCTTCGCCCGCGAAGTCGCCGATCAGCTGGTTTTCATGGATGGTGGCGTCGTCGTGGAGGCCGGTGACCCGCGCGAGGTGCTGGCCAACCCGCAGCATGAGCGTACGAAGGCCTTCCTCTCGAAGGTGCTCTGAGGGTGCTCACCGCCGTCGAGACCGCGGCCGCCGTCGCCGGCGGTTCGCTCACCGCCCGAGAGGCGACCGAGCTGGCGCTGGCCCGGATCGCTGAACGCGAACCCAAGTTGAACGCGCTGCGGGTGGTGCGCGCCGAGAAGGCGCGGTCGGAGGCCGACGCCGTGGACGCCCGCGGCGACCTCGCGACGCTGCCCCTGGCTGGGGTACCGATCATCGTCAAAGACAACGTGGCTATCACCGGCGAGTCGACGAACTCCGGCTCGCTGGCCACCCCGCGCACACTGCAGACCGAGGACCACGAGGTGGTGCGGCGTATGCGGGAGGCCGGTGCGGTGATCGTTGGCATCTCCAACGTCCCAGAACTCTGCGTCTTCGGCACCACCGACTCCGCCGAGGGAATCACCCGCAATCCGTGGGATGTTTCGCACACTCCGGGCGGCTCCTCCGGCGGTAGTGCGGCCGCGGTGGCCTCCGGGATGGTGGCGATCGCGCACGGCAATGACGGGATGGGCTCGATCCGGATTCCGGCCGCCTGCACGGGGCTGGTCGGGATCAAGCCCGGTCTCGGGGTGGTTGTCTCCGAGCTCGGCAATGGCTCGTGGTTCGACATGGCCGAGAATGGCCCGCTGGCCACGACGGTGGCCGACTGCGCGTTGATGCTCTCGGTGCTGGCCGGTGATCCCGCGCTGGCTGAGGTCGGTGAGGTGGCCGGGCTGCGGGTCGGTGTGTCGGTGAAGCCGCCGCAGGTCGGGCTGCCGGTCGACCGGCACTGGGCGGCGACGGCTCAGGTCACCGGTGAACTGCTGGCCGGGGCCGGGCATGAGGTGCGGCGGGCGGAGATCCGGTATCCGATGCGCTTCGGGCCGGCGTCCTTGTCGCGCTGGTTCGCCGGTACGCAGTTGGACGTCTCGACGCTGCCGGATACGTCGATGCTGAGCAAGCGCACCAAGCGGCAGGCCCGGTGGGGTCGGATGGTGCTGGCGGTCGGCGGTCCCCGTGACGGGGCCCGGGAGGTCTGGCGCCGGGCGGCCGAGAAGTACTTCGCCGACGTCGATGTGCTCCTCACTCCGACGCTCGCCCAGCCGCCGATCGAGGCGCTGGCCTGGAGTGAGCGGGGCTGGCTGGCCAATGTGGTGTCGAACGTGCGGTACGCGCCGTTTGCCGCACCGTGGAACCTGCTCGGCTGGCCGGCGATGGCGGTTCCGGCCGGGGTGCACCCGGGTGGGCTGCCGCTCTCGGTGCAGCTGGTGGCCCGTCCGGGCGCGGAGGGGATGCTGCTGGCCTTGGCGGGCCAGTTGGAGCAGCTACGCCCCTGGTCGCGGGTAGCCCCGGCGTACCGCTAGCCCGCGCTGCCCGATCCTGCCGGCTTTGTAGCCTGCGCTGCCCGATCCCTGCGCTGCCCGATCCTGCCGGCTTTGTAGCCCGAAAGACCGGTTTTCCGGCCGAAACCGGTCTTTCAGGCTACAAAGCGGGCTTTTGCGGGAGCGGGTGCACGGGGACCAGGCGGGACACGACGGCAGGCGCGGCGAGTGCGTGACAATCCGGTTTCCCCGGCACGGCAGAATGGACGAGTGACCTCCGCGCCAACGGCAACCGCCGCCACACCCGCCCCGCAAGGTCGGCGTGGGGCACAGCGAGGCTCCGACTACACCGGGCCCCGTCCGGCACAGCTCGCCCGGGCCCTGCGCAAGGCCGGCGTGGCCGAGGCCGACGTCAACACCCGCCGACGGGCCGAGTACTCCAGTGACGCGTCGAACTACCGGATCGTCCCGGGCGCCGTCGTCTTCCCCCGCAGCTCCGAGGACGTCGAGGCCACCCTG
Coding sequences within it:
- a CDS encoding amino acid ABC transporter ATP-binding protein, PAAT family, with translation MTGTNGATPLMVDARSVCKNFGSVQVLKGINLTVERGQVLCMIGPSGSGKSTFLRCVNHLEQVNAGRLYVDGVLVGYEERGAKLHELRPKDAAMQRRDIGMVFQHFNLFPHMTAMENVIEAPIRVKKLKKSEAIEIGRRQLAQVGLAEKERSYPAQLSGGQQQRVAIARALAMQPKLMLFDEPTSALDPELVGEVLDVMKALAKDGMTMVVVTHEMGFAREVADQLVFMDGGVVVEAGDPREVLANPQHERTKAFLSKVL
- a CDS encoding amidase, producing MLTAVETAAAVAGGSLTAREATELALARIAEREPKLNALRVVRAEKARSEADAVDARGDLATLPLAGVPIIVKDNVAITGESTNSGSLATPRTLQTEDHEVVRRMREAGAVIVGISNVPELCVFGTTDSAEGITRNPWDVSHTPGGSSGGSAAAVASGMVAIAHGNDGMGSIRIPAACTGLVGIKPGLGVVVSELGNGSWFDMAENGPLATTVADCALMLSVLAGDPALAEVGEVAGLRVGVSVKPPQVGLPVDRHWAATAQVTGELLAGAGHEVRRAEIRYPMRFGPASLSRWFAGTQLDVSTLPDTSMLSKRTKRQARWGRMVLAVGGPRDGAREVWRRAAEKYFADVDVLLTPTLAQPPIEALAWSERGWLANVVSNVRYAPFAAPWNLLGWPAMAVPAGVHPGGLPLSVQLVARPGAEGMLLALAGQLEQLRPWSRVAPAYR